In Penaeus vannamei isolate JL-2024 chromosome 15, ASM4276789v1, whole genome shotgun sequence, the following are encoded in one genomic region:
- the LOC138864083 gene encoding uncharacterized protein DDB_G0286175-like translates to MGSRQEHDAGDSTMARSRGKTHYQSRLYNSVRTILPIPATTTIPILQQLTTTIPIPATTNNHHTNPCTYHHTNPCNNHHTNPCNNYHTNPCNNHHTNPCNNHHTNPCTPTTIPIPATTNNHHTNPCTYHHTNPCNNHHTNPCNNHHTNPCNNHHTNPCTNHRTNPCTNHHTNLCNNHHTNPCNNHHTNPCNNHRTNPCTNHRTNPCTNHHTNLCNNHHTNPSNTIPITPKTSL, encoded by the exons ATGGGTTCCCGCCAAGAACATGACGCGGGAGATTCGACGATGGCAAGGAGTCGGGGAAAG ACACACTATCAATCACGTCTTTACAACTCTGTAAGAACTATTTTACCAATCCCTGCAACAACAACCATACCAATTCTGCAACAACTAACAACCACCATACCAATCCCTGCAACAACTAACAACCACCATACCAATCCCTGTACCTACCACCATACCAATCCCTGCAACAACCACCATACCAATCCCTGCAACAACTACCATACCAATCCCTGCAACAACCACCATACCAATCCCTGCAACAACCACCATACCAATCCCTGTACACCAACCACCATACCAATCCCTGCAACAACTAACAACCACCATACCAATCCCTGTACCTACCACCATACCAATCCCTGCAACAACCACCATACCAATCCCTGCAACAACCACCATACCAATCCCTGCAACAACCACCATACCAATCCCTGTACCAACCACCGTACCAATCCCTGTACCAACCACCATACCAATCTCTGCAACAACCACCATACCAATCCCTGCAACAACCACCATACCAATCCCTGCAACAACCACCGTACCAATCCCTGTACCAACCACCGTACCAATCCCTGTACCAACCACCATACCAATCTCTGCAACAACCACCATACCAATCCCTCTAACACCATACCAATCACCCCCAAGACGTCACTCTAA